In the genome of Mytilus edulis chromosome 3, xbMytEdul2.2, whole genome shotgun sequence, one region contains:
- the LOC139516088 gene encoding DNA ligase 1-like, whose product MEFQEEKVHQTAAVLCEAIVSVASFDFTLEQWEVVEVDIRAAEGRESALLKELDKLKDQTTTAEENTETEDNELTVPDDTQCVDDILKDLGETLDKVEQEKASMTAAEPTEKTTKDARYVFKDTVQNFDLNGVIFKQREREIKREKSKAKKEEKIKMKIAKEEEKVVQLYFKAVDNIMSRYSKEVRVQHKKEEKRRKQMEKVEKKALKMLEKEINKRDKECVKNEKKKPDQSLDGKKKQNDIKKSKAKKVTGNNKDYEKKEAHTVDDVETKEIAMKNRKAKKGDEKVIDQKEKDSQTMDIKEENIVRIDNTIDGKKKTFSANIREFFRFFSCTHKRQEMDKAAAVV is encoded by the exons ATGGAGTTCCAAGAAGAAAAGGTACACCAGACAGCAGCTGTCTTGTGTGAAGCGATCGTCAGTGTTGCATCATTCGATTTCACTCTTGAACAATGGGAAGTAGTGGAGGTTGACATTAGAGCTGCTGAAGGCAGGGAATCTGCATTGTTAAAGGAATTAG ACAAATTAAAAGATCAGACCACAACTGCAGAAGAAAATACAGAAACAGAAGACAATGAATTGACAGTTCCAGACGACACTCAATGTGTAGATGATATATTGAAAGACTTAGGGGAGACACTAGACAAAGTAGAACAGGAGAAGGCATCAATGACAGCAGCAG aACCAACAGAGAAAACGACGAAAGATGCCAGATATGTTTTTAAG gatacAGTCcagaattttgatttaaatggaGTTATTTTCAAGCAAAGGGAAAGGGAAATAAAAAGGGAAAAAAGCAAAGCAAAGAAAGAggagaaaataaaaatgaaaatagccaaagaagaagaaaaagtcgTGCAGTTGTATTTCAAAGCAGTTGACAACATTATGTCAAGGTACAGCAAGGAAGTTAGAGTACAACACAAGAAGGAAGAAAAGAGGAGGAAGCAAATGGAAAAGGTGGAGAAAAAAGCCTTAAAGATGTTGGAGAAAG aaataaataaaagagaTAAAGAATGTGTAAAGAATGAAAAGAAGAAACCGGACCAATCTTTAGatggaaagaaaaaacaaaacgaTATAAAGAAAAGCAAAGCAAAGAAAGTTACAGGGAATAATAAGGACTATGAGAAGAAAGAGGCTCACACTGTTGATGATGTAGAGACTAAAGAAATTGCTATGAAGAATAGAAAAGCAAAAAAAGGAGACGAAAAGGTCATAGATCAAAAGGAGAAAGATTCTCAAACTATGGATATTAAGGAGGAAAACATTGTTAGAATAGATAACACCATTGATGGaaagaagaaaacattttcaGCAAACATTCGTGAATTTTTCCGATTTTTTTCTTGTACACACAAACGACAGGAAATGGACAAAGCAGCAGCTGTAGTTTGA
- the LOC139516091 gene encoding uncharacterized protein encodes MDPGLEEKGSNNSAGSETPMDTAEGSSDSKSPKRSKNDKLLDSDSSSPWSDFPSLSDDDSSEEEDIEEGERTSQIKLDRLFWYLYSRLLKDKTCLNDIYTDLFANPGLYDKFKFIKKIMNACEFGPTFDTFCFSLPRPDNMENDFKRAVHSMKELLKKCQDGSVTTTCMNSLDFPSESSKQMAEKLLQKLKKKLEREPVEQPKQDKALREQTKKAEQIPDKGVNGTKNDDQDTSFKEKASSNASNTSKKETSSKNNTSCKEDNTSLKAANSQDQEKKVNGSKTNAGSYSENDDLKDTSSKEKATSKASKTSKKETSSKNNTSSKEDNASQKATSSKDQDKQTPDDPDAEHDQNEESIDENQEEHNDSDWDYYGAEEEFDELTEDKKINKILANSFPHNIIYLLSDGKTDIIPSWCGQIQVLVNPVNKILSFLMYDYVPLYPDDIRGAILNGMSAPVVRRNIAKELEKFECCRLLRMDVPLKSLEELFVVQPNDREFLIFSKLTPPAKFYQRYISVSCRDRNNWSERQPFLPFEGHSFSDCSRKYMLIFGGEVSEMSDIMAQIIACRPEQKICTEPKGKITMVDLIEKLNENGDPENSSAINTHSREEETEHQNIDVNIRHRNNILDMLIKYKIINEDQGEKIKQNVDLKQKKPQNKKINNFLDKLDLDPCLKDYVNFGCEDVSKLEKHLTKKLEAGEYGHEMESLMLKYPERYNFDDITVAEFLNAEKEDKSYRTLFYSFCRSEPEQCDCTWHCKVCKQCQDWRSWHCSNCNKCAYGISNSICEYCGYKSSGKFILQPDSYHTEKIEAYEGMYTCNKIKDHWNLKLSIDDVPDWTKEVKVDDESSGDFKLKDYINRDDLGIVNLWALAIGLSGSGPRRHIGRFFTEYFRYQIAENIPLIVLH; translated from the exons ATGGATCCAGGCTTAGAAGAAAAAG gATCAAACAATAGTGCCGGTTCTGAAACACCTATGGATACAGCTGAAGGGTCAAGTGACTCCAAAAGTCCTAAACGTAGTAAAAATGATAAGTTACTAGACTCTGACTCTAGCAGTCCATGGTCTGACTTTCCCAGCTTGAGTGACGATGATTCATCTGAGGAAGAAGACATTGAGGAAGGTGAACGCACAAGTCAGATTAAACTGGACAGATTGTTCTGGTATCTTTATTCTAGGTTATTGAaagataaaacatgtttaaatgacATTTACACAGACCTTTTTGCTAATCCTGGACTTTATGACAAGTTTAAATtcatcaagaaaatcatgaatgcTTGTGAGTTTGGACCAACCTTTGATACTTTTTGTTTTTCCCTGCCAAGGCCAGATAATATGGAGAACGATTTCAAAAGAGCTGTTCACAGCATGAAAGAGCTTCTAAAGAAGTGTCAAGATGGGTCTGTTACAACAACTTGTATGAATTCTTTAGATTTTCCTTCGGAGTCATCCAAACAAATGGCGGAAAAATTATTGCAGAAGTTAAAGAAGAAACTTGAAAGAGAACCAGTTGAACAACCCAAACAAGATAAAGCTCTTCGTGAACAAACAAAGAAGGCTGAACAAATCCCAGATAAGGGGGTCAATGGTACTAAAAATGATGATCAGGACACAAGTTTTAAAGAAAAAGCTTCCTCCAATGCATCAaatacaagtaaaaaagaaaccAGTTCCAAAAATAATACTAGTTGCAAGGAAGACAATACCAGTCTAAAGGCCGCAAATTCTCAGGATCAAGAAAAGAAGGTAAATGGTTCTAAAACAAATGCTGGTTCCTATTCTGAAAATGATGATCTAAAGGACACCAGTTCTAAAGAAAAAGCTACATCCAAAGCATCAAAAACTAGTAAAAAAGAAACCAGTTCCAAAAATAATACTAGTTCCAAGGAAGATAATGCCAGTCAAAAGGCCACCAGTTCTAAGGATCAAGATAAGCAGACACCAGATGATCCAGATGCAGAACATGATCAGAATGAGGAAAGCATAGACGAAAACCAGGAGGAGCACAATGATTCAGACTGGGATTATTATGGAGCTGAAGAGGAGTTTGATGAACTTACAgaggataaaaaaataaataagattctTGCAAATAGCTTCCcacataatataatttatttgcTGTCGGATGGAAAAACAGATATTATACCATCTTGGTGTGGTCAGATACAGGTTCTTGTCAATCCtgtcaataaaatattgtcatttttgaTGTATGATTATGTACCATTGTATCCAGATGATATAAGAGGAGCGATATTAAATGGAATGTCAGCACCAGTTGTCCGTAGAAACATTGCTAAGGAACTTGAGAAGTTTGAATGTTGCAGACTGTTAAGGATGGATGTTCCACTAAAAAGCTTGGAAGAATTGTTTGTAGTTCAGCCAAATGATAGGGAGTTCctcatattttcaaaattgactCCTCCTGCAAAATTTTATCAGAGATATATCAGTGTCAGTTGCAGGGATCGAAATAATTGGAGTGAAAGGCAGCCATTTTTACCTTTTGAAGGTCATTCGTTTTCCGATTGTTCAAGAAAGTATATGCTCATTTTTGGTGGAGAAGTTTCAGAGATGTCAGACATCATGGCACAGATAATTGCATGTAGACCAGAACAAAAAATATGTACTGaaccaaagggaaaaattactaTGGTGGAtctaatagaaaaattaaatgaaaatggtGATCCAGAAAATTCCAGTGCAATTAACACTCACTCTAGAGAGGAGGAGACTGAGCATCAAAATATAGATGTTAATATAAGGCACAGGAACAATATATTGGACATGTTGATTAAGTACAAAATTATCAATGAAGATCAGGGTGAAAAAATTAAACAGAATGTggatttgaaacaaaaaaagcCACAAAATAAGAAGATAAACAACTTTCTTGACAAGCTAGATCTTGACCCATGTTTGAAGGATTATGTCAATTTTGGATGTGAAGATGTCAGCAAATTGGAGAAGCACTTGACAAAAAAATTAGAAGCTGGAGAATATGGCCATGAAATGGAGAGCTTGATGTTGAAATATCCAGAAAGATACAACTTTGATGATATAACAGTTGCTGAATTCCTTAATGCAGAAAAAGAGGATAAAAGCTATAGGACTCTTTTTTATTCCTTTTGCAGGTCTGAACCAGAACAATGCGACTGCACATGGCACTGTAAGGTATGCAAGCAGTGCCAGGATTGGAGATCTTGGCATTGTTCCAACTGCAACAAATGTGCATATGGCATATCAAATTCCATATGTGAATATTGTGGCTATAAAAGTTCTGGAAAATTTATTCTTCAGCCTGATTCATATCACACAGAAAAAATAGAAGCATATGAAGGAATGTAtacttgtaataaaataaaagaccACTGGAATTTAAAGTTGTCCATAGATGATGTCCCGGATTGGACAAAAGAGGTGAAAGTTGATGATGAAAGTTCAGGAGACTTCAAGCTAAAAGATTATATAAACAGGGATGACCTTGGAATAGTTAACCTTTGGGCATTGGCTATAGGGTTGTCTGGTAGTGGTCCAAGGAGGCACATTGGTCGTTTCTTCACTGAGTATTTTAGATATCAAATTGCAGAAAATATTCCTCTGATTGTGTTACATTAA